A genome region from Variovorax paradoxus includes the following:
- a CDS encoding citrate synthase, which translates to MTLTRTPLWLPAAEALALMQVRPQTLYASVSRGRIRAKPDASDPRRSLYHRDDVQRIAVRARGRRSSEAVASEAIQWGEPVLASGISTVAEGRLLYRGKDACALADGATLEEVAGLLWESAPPCFVSAEPMALARGSRSALQAGLVALASRAATDLPSRGRSLGVLQAEAADVIGTLADALLGPSPARVMPLHRRLASAWRRPRAAEDLRRTLVLLADHELNASTFAARVTASTGASMAACLLTGLSTLTGPLHGGASAAVQALMRNAAAIGTDAAVREWLAHDRPLAAFGHPLYPLGDVRCDALLAHIELPPAFEELRNVGSKLLGEAANIDFALAAIAAVHKLPAGAPLTLFALARTVGWTAHVLEQQATGQLIRPRARYTGPPADTISEEKAARR; encoded by the coding sequence ATGACACTGACCAGGACTCCTTTGTGGCTTCCTGCCGCCGAAGCACTCGCGCTGATGCAGGTGCGACCGCAGACGCTCTATGCCAGCGTGAGCCGCGGCCGCATCCGCGCCAAGCCCGATGCATCGGACCCGCGCCGAAGCCTCTACCACCGCGACGACGTGCAGCGCATCGCGGTACGCGCGCGCGGCCGGCGCAGCAGCGAAGCGGTGGCGAGCGAGGCGATCCAGTGGGGCGAGCCGGTGCTGGCTTCGGGCATATCGACGGTGGCCGAAGGACGGCTTCTCTACCGCGGCAAGGATGCCTGTGCGCTGGCCGACGGCGCGACGCTGGAGGAGGTGGCGGGCTTGCTGTGGGAGAGCGCGCCGCCGTGCTTTGTTTCCGCGGAGCCCATGGCCCTGGCACGCGGAAGCCGCAGCGCGCTGCAGGCCGGCCTTGTCGCACTCGCTTCGCGCGCGGCCACCGACCTGCCTTCGCGCGGCCGTTCGCTCGGCGTGCTGCAGGCCGAGGCAGCGGACGTGATCGGCACGTTGGCTGATGCCTTGCTCGGCCCATCGCCCGCACGCGTGATGCCGCTGCACAGGCGGCTGGCTTCCGCATGGCGACGGCCACGCGCCGCGGAAGACCTGCGCCGGACGCTGGTCCTCCTGGCCGACCATGAACTCAATGCATCGACCTTCGCTGCGCGCGTGACGGCGTCCACCGGCGCTTCGATGGCCGCATGCCTGCTCACGGGTCTTTCGACGCTCACCGGCCCGCTGCACGGTGGCGCCTCCGCGGCGGTGCAGGCGCTCATGCGCAATGCCGCGGCCATCGGCACCGACGCCGCCGTGCGCGAATGGCTCGCACACGACCGTCCGCTGGCAGCGTTCGGGCATCCGCTCTATCCGCTCGGCGACGTGCGATGCGACGCGCTGCTGGCACACATCGAGCTTCCACCTGCGTTCGAGGAACTGCGCAATGTCGGCAGCAAGCTGCTCGGCGAAGCGGCGAACATCGATTTCGCGCTCGCCGCCATCGCAGCGGTGCACAAGCTGCCGGCAGGCGCGCCGCTCACGCTCTTCGCACTCGCACGCACCGTGGGCTGGACTGCGCATGTGCTGGAGCAGCAGGCCACCGGGCAACTGATCCGGCCGCGAGCGCGCTACACCGGACCTCCGGCGGACACCATCTCGGAAGAGAAAGCCGCGAGGCGATAG
- a CDS encoding type VI secretion system Vgr family protein → MPRTLSVSSSAIPQLQGRPALEPVRLSGHEALNALFEYELLLKTPDASNLDASMAANFDLDAFVGREACCEIALDDGACGVRQINALITDAALWGEEGRHVQYKLTLRPWLHLATLRTDCRIFQDRTVVQILDALLADYAFPVDKRLVETYPARDYQTQFNESDFAFFSRLCQEWGISYHFEHSHGRHRLVLCDAMGAYGQADSAAYREVEYHAPGWKLDAEYIHSFVPASHLASGRYATRDYDYTRPRADLGASRKDPRPTGHADAEVYEWHASTGGSHYAQPDAGNAGTHDPRSEGNLLALLRMQALRTHGARAEASGNLRGMVPGRTFTLHKHPREAADAGYLILSTRFLIEDIGESSQPREASGRKQQWRVEVDFTAHPVTEPLRPALTQRKPRCDGPQVARVVGPEGQNLWTDALGRIKVQFPWDRIGGSDAHSSCWLRVSSPWAGNQLGGIHLPRIGQEVVVSFIGGDADLPICTGRVHNQVNMPPWALPGQSALSGFRSRELTPGGGNGAAGRSNHLLMDDTEGRIQAQLKSDHQSSSLSLGFITRVEDNAGRKDPRGEGFELRTDGHGVLRAQDGLLITTEARAGAARHAKDMGETTHRLEAACEQHDALAEAAATAKLQDSGRDQALVATALKAQAGAIKGSGGNASQGHFPELEEPHLVLASAAGIAATTPGSLHLQAGDHVAISSEGHTSFSAARRLLVSAKDGIRLFALKSGMKWIAGNGKVQVEAHKDRIDLAARKAVRITSTTAEICISAPVKVVVNGGGSFTEWSNAGILHGTTGAWVEHAMSHVKAGPTSMPLTPVNQAMCSSQSSSAASEGAGSISR, encoded by the coding sequence ATGCCGCGCACTCTCTCGGTCAGCTCCTCCGCGATCCCTCAGCTCCAGGGCCGTCCTGCCCTGGAGCCCGTGCGACTGTCGGGCCATGAGGCACTGAACGCCCTCTTCGAATACGAGCTGCTGCTCAAGACGCCCGATGCATCGAACCTCGATGCGTCGATGGCTGCGAACTTCGATCTCGATGCGTTCGTCGGCCGCGAGGCCTGCTGCGAGATCGCCCTGGACGACGGCGCCTGCGGCGTGCGCCAGATCAACGCGCTCATCACCGATGCGGCCCTCTGGGGCGAGGAAGGCCGCCACGTCCAGTACAAGCTCACGCTGCGGCCCTGGCTGCACCTGGCCACGCTGCGCACCGACTGCAGGATCTTCCAGGACCGGACGGTCGTGCAGATCCTCGACGCGCTGCTCGCGGACTACGCATTCCCGGTGGACAAGCGCCTGGTAGAGACCTACCCCGCACGCGACTACCAGACCCAGTTCAACGAGAGCGACTTCGCCTTCTTCAGCCGGCTGTGCCAGGAGTGGGGCATCAGCTACCACTTCGAGCATTCGCACGGCAGGCACCGCCTGGTGCTGTGCGACGCGATGGGGGCCTACGGGCAGGCAGACAGTGCGGCTTACAGGGAGGTCGAGTACCACGCCCCGGGCTGGAAGCTCGATGCGGAGTACATCCACAGCTTCGTGCCCGCGAGCCATCTCGCGAGCGGGCGGTATGCGACACGGGACTACGACTACACCCGGCCGCGGGCCGACCTGGGTGCGAGCCGCAAGGATCCCCGCCCCACGGGCCATGCCGATGCCGAGGTTTACGAATGGCATGCCAGCACGGGTGGCAGCCACTACGCCCAGCCCGACGCGGGCAATGCAGGCACCCATGACCCTCGCAGCGAAGGCAACCTGCTGGCCCTGCTGCGCATGCAGGCTCTTCGAACCCACGGTGCCAGGGCCGAGGCCAGCGGCAACCTCCGGGGCATGGTGCCCGGGCGCACCTTTACATTGCACAAGCATCCGAGGGAAGCCGCCGATGCCGGCTACCTGATCCTGTCCACCCGCTTCCTCATCGAAGACATCGGCGAGAGCAGCCAGCCTCGCGAAGCCTCCGGCAGAAAGCAGCAATGGCGGGTCGAGGTCGACTTCACCGCGCATCCGGTCACCGAGCCGCTTCGCCCCGCCTTGACGCAGCGCAAGCCTCGTTGCGACGGCCCGCAGGTCGCGCGGGTCGTCGGCCCCGAAGGACAGAACCTCTGGACCGACGCGCTCGGGCGCATCAAGGTGCAGTTTCCCTGGGACCGCATCGGCGGCAGCGATGCGCACAGCAGTTGCTGGCTGCGCGTGAGCTCACCCTGGGCTGGCAACCAGCTGGGCGGCATCCACCTGCCGCGCATCGGCCAGGAGGTCGTCGTCAGCTTCATCGGTGGCGATGCGGACCTGCCGATCTGCACGGGGCGCGTGCACAACCAGGTCAACATGCCGCCGTGGGCGCTGCCCGGCCAGAGTGCGCTGAGCGGCTTCCGGTCCAGGGAGCTGACGCCCGGAGGCGGCAACGGTGCGGCGGGCCGCTCCAACCACCTGCTGATGGACGACACCGAGGGCCGGATCCAGGCGCAGCTCAAGAGCGACCACCAGAGCTCAAGCCTGAGCCTGGGGTTCATCACGCGGGTGGAAGACAACGCCGGGCGCAAGGACCCGCGCGGCGAGGGCTTCGAGCTGCGCACCGACGGCCATGGCGTGCTGCGCGCGCAGGACGGACTGCTCATCACCACCGAAGCCCGCGCCGGTGCTGCTCGGCACGCCAAGGACATGGGTGAGACGACCCACCGATTGGAAGCCGCATGCGAGCAGCACGACGCACTGGCCGAAGCGGCGGCAACGGCGAAGCTGCAGGACAGCGGACGGGATCAGGCCCTTGTCGCCACCGCGCTCAAGGCACAGGCCGGTGCCATCAAGGGCAGCGGTGGCAATGCCTCCCAGGGCCATTTCCCCGAGCTGGAAGAACCGCACCTCGTGCTTGCCAGTGCGGCCGGCATCGCCGCCACCACCCCTGGCAGTCTGCATCTGCAAGCCGGAGACCACGTCGCGATCTCCAGCGAAGGCCACACGAGCTTCAGCGCTGCCAGGCGTTTGCTGGTCAGCGCCAAGGATGGCATCCGGTTGTTCGCGCTCAAGAGCGGCATGAAATGGATTGCCGGCAACGGCAAGGTGCAGGTCGAGGCGCACAAGGACAGGATCGATCTGGCGGCAAGGAAGGCCGTGCGGATCACCAGCACCACCGCCGAGATCTGCATCAGCGCACCGGTGAAGGTGGTGGTCAATGGCGGGGGCAGCTTCACCGAGTGGAGCAACGCAGGCATCCTGCATGGCACGACAGGAGCGTGGGTCGAGCATGCGATGAGCCATGTGAAGGCCGGCCCGACGAGCATGCCGCTGACGCCCGTCAATCAAGCCATGTGCTCCAGCCAATCGAGCTCCGCAGCCAGTGAAGGTGCCGGCTCCATTTCACGCTGA
- a CDS encoding DUF4123 domain-containing protein has product MSTGVHLPLFESLCDELHAQLAAARTMHARLLLDSWADNAVASMLEDQHPALSAERLAVPDEHFVHREDEAPCLVPVPRALLNPGSRQFLAELLAQAWRHALQRQARQPLCAVVLGHADAASIARHWSDLGHQRPPDAMPARLFRYQDPRVMQRVWPLLHPSQRTLWLGPVEQWWSLSQPWGPWDPAQYTSDGEIRRADPPPRWFRATAPQRDTANFDGAHIGKTCALLDRSQWDAAHATPYGHRTWARLARQRVPVQDQPDGDTMLRLLTDGRQHGLDGSDLEEYVICTWQTTPLADGSRELRWQSPRGERVLKQVLATLRQQPGTSFIGLFSATLNRRT; this is encoded by the coding sequence GTGAGCACTGGCGTCCATCTCCCGCTGTTTGAGTCGCTCTGCGACGAACTGCATGCGCAACTCGCCGCAGCAAGGACGATGCACGCCCGCCTGTTGCTTGACTCATGGGCAGACAACGCCGTCGCTTCCATGCTGGAGGATCAACATCCAGCGCTTTCGGCAGAGCGACTTGCCGTGCCCGATGAGCATTTCGTGCACCGTGAAGACGAGGCGCCCTGCCTGGTTCCCGTCCCACGCGCCCTGCTGAATCCGGGCAGCCGTCAATTTCTTGCCGAACTGTTGGCACAGGCATGGCGACACGCCTTGCAACGGCAGGCACGCCAGCCGCTTTGCGCAGTCGTGCTCGGCCATGCGGATGCCGCCTCGATCGCGCGGCATTGGAGCGATCTCGGACATCAAAGGCCTCCCGATGCCATGCCGGCTCGCCTGTTCCGTTACCAGGATCCGCGAGTCATGCAGCGCGTCTGGCCCTTGCTCCATCCTTCGCAACGGACCCTGTGGCTCGGCCCCGTCGAACAATGGTGGTCACTCTCGCAACCCTGGGGTCCTTGGGATCCTGCGCAATACACCTCCGACGGGGAGATCCGGCGAGCCGACCCGCCGCCGCGATGGTTTCGCGCCACGGCGCCGCAACGCGATACGGCGAACTTCGACGGTGCACACATCGGGAAGACATGCGCACTTCTCGACCGCTCGCAGTGGGACGCCGCGCATGCAACGCCTTACGGCCATCGCACGTGGGCACGCCTTGCGAGGCAGCGCGTGCCCGTGCAGGACCAACCCGACGGCGACACCATGCTTCGCCTGCTCACGGACGGCCGGCAGCACGGCCTCGACGGCAGCGACCTCGAGGAGTACGTGATCTGCACCTGGCAGACCACACCCCTGGCCGACGGCTCTCGCGAGTTGCGTTGGCAATCACCTCGCGGCGAGCGCGTTCTGAAGCAGGTGCTCGCGACGCTTCGACAGCAACCCGGCACCAGTTTCATCGGCCTTTTCTCCGCCACCCTGAACCGCCGAACCTGA
- a CDS encoding T6SS effector BTH_I2691 family protein translates to MPCTSPCKNCDRTGLPILFTRYAVAYSAQAESMNAIRPLGPTGNLQARPGGVALKTACYNLRMLRAGYLYIHVDRGDATAGDAWSAYAVHPHGYLTEFPVNLPEQARAQPACEVEVRGANASMVWIRDAGRVKKLWYMFHPDPIDYEHLTQKIEPSLATYMQCFDVAGWANGNLAQADTTQPGQLNGQVVEFSAMTSEAVRNAIEPQLYGLMGSNAIERGWGDYEEEQQFPQFAITGEPLNTTMTVHHARKGHTYQSAHGARLKKIGQYLQQKGGAVVACDDPLGIAQELGHLQVEAQRPYTQWQKSQAQGCSPGVTNEWAFQTATGAMSLMELVKKGAVDRVNKGFEEAARIQAPLPHDPRAAAVEKARRAAARAGHRTRATAQAMYRITSAYDQLFDQEVATRTLAAHYIHYTETETAKSNLCGDQMAWLTAATIDKAIARFSRQDKRVGQAGGGGALTAQLAQCMAGTESNSAGQAWLRRQDLTGNGLLARALCFNSVTLKQTWKKVIAARPESVEQPTPESTNPALDGVSDDLKVSSAWANTGDKTLGFANAWREAKVNQAVASIFVRMASNVSLASDAQAFLSNMKTLSDSAALRKLAWPSHIVSLLSVKMIQSMNGLPVTRMESVIVRYAALSGLINLGKTAQEHGLRMKLPQSDQDALLQARRKLVNASHMADFATRAPAARAAGLAFLLDLGQAVIKRQQLMIKGNARMASEMAGNLLQAVGSLLDWRAKAYEETVFKGIKAFDLLTATAEEVRAAETLQTLQLKKLRLTAFKFLLPAAMVSAFWDGMDALQSDARGNWALARAQWASVTGTAFTITSTLMMATGALFGISTATWALIAAALGFAGAVITLAAVVAIIWVKEEEWASWLRDNPLNKSQKGNPPIHRNLQQTLQQLSNAHAAAA, encoded by the coding sequence ATGCCATGCACCTCCCCTTGCAAGAACTGCGACCGCACGGGCTTGCCGATTCTTTTCACGCGCTATGCGGTCGCCTACAGCGCACAGGCCGAAAGCATGAATGCAATCAGGCCGCTCGGTCCCACGGGGAATCTGCAGGCACGCCCCGGAGGCGTTGCGCTCAAGACCGCCTGCTACAACCTTCGCATGTTGCGGGCGGGCTATCTCTACATCCACGTCGATCGCGGCGACGCAACAGCCGGTGATGCATGGAGTGCCTATGCAGTGCATCCGCACGGCTACCTCACGGAGTTTCCCGTGAACCTGCCTGAGCAGGCGCGGGCGCAACCCGCATGCGAGGTGGAGGTTCGCGGTGCCAACGCGAGCATGGTCTGGATCCGGGACGCCGGGCGCGTGAAGAAGCTCTGGTACATGTTTCATCCCGATCCGATCGACTACGAGCACCTGACCCAGAAGATCGAGCCGAGCCTTGCCACGTACATGCAATGCTTCGACGTGGCAGGTTGGGCCAACGGCAACCTTGCGCAGGCAGACACCACGCAGCCTGGGCAGCTCAACGGGCAGGTCGTCGAGTTCAGCGCGATGACCAGCGAAGCCGTGCGCAACGCCATCGAGCCACAGCTGTACGGTCTGATGGGAAGCAATGCGATAGAGCGTGGATGGGGCGACTACGAAGAAGAGCAGCAGTTTCCCCAGTTCGCCATCACTGGAGAACCGCTCAATACGACCATGACCGTGCACCATGCGCGAAAAGGTCATACCTACCAGAGCGCGCATGGTGCAAGGCTGAAGAAGATCGGCCAATACCTCCAGCAGAAAGGCGGCGCAGTGGTGGCATGCGACGATCCCCTGGGCATTGCGCAGGAACTGGGGCATCTGCAGGTCGAAGCCCAGAGGCCGTACACACAGTGGCAGAAATCGCAGGCACAGGGTTGCTCGCCGGGCGTGACCAACGAGTGGGCATTCCAGACCGCGACCGGTGCCATGAGCCTGATGGAGCTCGTCAAGAAGGGCGCCGTCGATCGTGTCAACAAGGGATTCGAGGAAGCTGCTCGCATTCAGGCGCCACTGCCGCACGATCCGCGTGCCGCGGCCGTAGAGAAAGCGAGGAGGGCCGCCGCGAGAGCCGGCCATCGGACGCGGGCAACGGCGCAGGCGATGTATCGGATCACATCCGCCTACGACCAACTCTTCGATCAGGAAGTCGCCACTCGTACCCTTGCTGCGCACTACATCCACTACACGGAGACAGAGACCGCAAAGAGCAACCTCTGCGGTGACCAGATGGCGTGGCTCACCGCCGCAACCATCGACAAAGCTATCGCTCGGTTCAGTCGCCAGGACAAACGCGTCGGCCAAGCGGGCGGTGGTGGTGCACTCACGGCGCAGTTGGCGCAATGCATGGCAGGCACCGAAAGCAACAGCGCTGGCCAAGCCTGGCTTCGCAGGCAGGATCTGACTGGCAATGGGCTTCTTGCACGCGCGCTGTGCTTCAACAGCGTGACCTTGAAGCAGACGTGGAAAAAGGTTATTGCTGCACGCCCCGAATCAGTCGAGCAACCGACGCCTGAATCCACCAATCCGGCGCTGGATGGGGTGTCCGATGACCTCAAAGTCTCAAGCGCATGGGCAAACACGGGCGACAAGACGCTTGGATTTGCCAATGCGTGGCGAGAGGCCAAGGTGAATCAGGCTGTGGCCTCCATCTTCGTACGAATGGCCAGCAACGTATCGTTGGCCAGTGACGCTCAGGCGTTTCTTTCAAATATGAAAACGCTCAGCGATAGCGCGGCCTTGCGGAAATTGGCGTGGCCGTCGCACATAGTGAGCCTGCTGAGCGTGAAGATGATTCAATCGATGAACGGCTTGCCTGTGACTCGAATGGAGTCAGTGATTGTGCGGTATGCCGCACTCAGTGGCCTGATCAATCTAGGCAAGACAGCGCAAGAGCATGGCCTGCGAATGAAATTGCCTCAAAGCGATCAGGACGCACTGCTGCAAGCCAGACGTAAGCTTGTCAATGCGTCTCATATGGCGGACTTCGCCACCCGAGCTCCTGCCGCACGAGCAGCGGGCCTTGCTTTTCTGCTCGATTTGGGACAAGCGGTAATCAAGAGGCAGCAGTTGATGATCAAGGGTAACGCTCGCATGGCGAGCGAAATGGCGGGCAACCTCTTGCAGGCTGTCGGCTCTCTTCTTGATTGGCGTGCCAAGGCTTATGAAGAGACCGTTTTCAAGGGCATAAAAGCGTTCGACTTGCTCACGGCCACCGCAGAGGAAGTCAGGGCGGCGGAGACGCTTCAAACCCTTCAACTTAAAAAGTTGCGGTTAACTGCGTTCAAATTTTTACTCCCCGCAGCAATGGTGTCAGCTTTTTGGGACGGGATGGATGCACTTCAATCCGATGCGCGCGGAAATTGGGCGCTGGCCCGAGCTCAATGGGCAAGCGTCACCGGTACAGCCTTCACCATTACTTCGACGCTCATGATGGCCACTGGTGCGTTGTTCGGCATATCCACTGCGACGTGGGCATTGATTGCAGCCGCTTTGGGCTTCGCAGGGGCAGTAATCACTTTGGCAGCGGTCGTTGCGATCATTTGGGTCAAAGAGGAAGAGTGGGCAAGCTGGCTTCGAGACAATCCCTTGAACAAATCGCAGAAGGGTAATCCGCCGATTCACCGCAACCTGCAGCAAACCCTGCAGCAGCTTTCCAATGCTCACGCCGCAGCGGCCTGA
- a CDS encoding DUF6708 domain-containing protein → MLTPQRPESDISMFNAEDGYSRARRSSATKAHRELNLDAQPQYRIDEPCGVPGFYLPPRSAYAQNNTYLELCNPGWDMQWRAGIGNVFVVLPALFVIWCWYGFAVHPVLFGRIIIFFMVGENVPIEAIWFGWLLLFPLAVGSLFLLYGWFYGMGMRTSFFTFARGRVRFNRITRKVYVLRPAYCGGNKIFEWDNLVALMRRVPDDHPMASKIIGSLVLYQPPTDPGDWLSEDAIFAGPSLYLGELQAAPMWEYIRLYMEEGPTIDAVPQNPPDDFRQIPRFLPERYFTYCGMPSAWQYGLEQRPGMMETTFHMMSQVTCTWPRFPPEWESDSGMGEPEDRPVQTGAVMTALVYRAQGRMSKQDEVAFLTHWGTEEALAEAMKRPD, encoded by the coding sequence ATGCTCACGCCGCAGCGGCCTGAAAGCGACATTTCAATGTTCAATGCAGAGGATGGCTACTCACGTGCACGACGAAGCTCCGCAACCAAGGCGCATCGCGAATTGAATCTCGATGCCCAACCTCAGTATCGAATCGATGAACCATGCGGGGTCCCAGGCTTTTACCTCCCACCTCGAAGCGCGTACGCACAAAACAATACCTATCTGGAACTTTGCAATCCCGGCTGGGACATGCAGTGGCGTGCTGGCATCGGCAATGTCTTTGTAGTTCTTCCTGCGCTGTTCGTGATCTGGTGTTGGTATGGGTTTGCGGTACACCCGGTTCTGTTCGGGCGAATCATCATTTTCTTCATGGTCGGGGAGAACGTCCCAATCGAAGCCATCTGGTTTGGTTGGCTCCTGCTTTTCCCCTTGGCCGTGGGGAGCCTGTTTCTTCTTTACGGCTGGTTCTATGGCATGGGCATGCGCACCAGCTTCTTCACCTTCGCACGTGGCCGTGTGCGTTTCAACAGGATCACGCGCAAGGTTTATGTCCTGCGTCCGGCGTACTGCGGTGGCAACAAGATCTTCGAGTGGGACAACCTCGTCGCGCTCATGCGGCGCGTGCCGGACGACCATCCCATGGCGTCGAAAATCATCGGCTCGCTGGTGCTGTATCAGCCGCCGACCGACCCAGGCGACTGGCTCAGTGAAGACGCCATCTTCGCGGGACCCAGCCTCTATCTGGGCGAACTGCAGGCAGCACCGATGTGGGAATACATCCGGCTGTACATGGAAGAAGGCCCGACGATCGATGCGGTGCCGCAGAACCCGCCCGACGATTTCCGGCAGATCCCGCGGTTCCTGCCGGAGCGCTACTTCACCTATTGCGGGATGCCGAGCGCATGGCAGTACGGGCTGGAGCAACGTCCCGGCATGATGGAGACGACCTTCCACATGATGTCTCAGGTCACCTGCACCTGGCCGCGGTTTCCTCCTGAGTGGGAAAGCGACTCGGGCATGGGCGAGCCCGAGGATCGGCCAGTGCAGACCGGTGCCGTGATGACCGCGCTCGTCTATCGCGCCCAGGGCAGGATGAGCAAGCAGGACGAGGTGGCGTTCCTGACGCACTGGGGCACTGAAGAAGCGCTGGCGGAGGCCATGAAGCGCCCGGATTGA
- a CDS encoding type 1 glutamine amidotransferase domain-containing protein — protein MPITVSSLDGMKVAILVSDGFEQVELTEPRKALDLAGAQTQIVSPVQGQVRGWNHHDPADSFSVDVPLERACADDFDALLLPGGVVNPDALRIDEAAVAFVRGFLESGKPIAAICHGPWTLIDAGGVKGRKMTSWPSLRADLENAGAKWSDKEVVVDLGLVTSRKPDDLPAFNREMTKLFEIAHEAELH, from the coding sequence ATGCCCATCACTGTTTCTTCGCTCGACGGAATGAAGGTCGCCATCCTGGTCTCGGACGGTTTCGAACAGGTCGAGTTGACCGAGCCGCGCAAGGCGCTCGACCTGGCTGGCGCGCAAACGCAGATCGTCTCGCCAGTGCAAGGCCAGGTCCGAGGCTGGAATCACCACGACCCTGCCGACAGCTTCTCGGTCGACGTGCCTCTCGAGCGCGCGTGCGCCGACGACTTCGACGCATTGCTGCTGCCCGGTGGCGTGGTAAACCCCGATGCCTTGCGCATCGATGAGGCCGCGGTTGCCTTCGTGCGCGGATTCCTGGAGTCGGGCAAGCCCATTGCCGCCATCTGCCACGGCCCTTGGACGCTCATCGACGCAGGCGGTGTGAAGGGCCGCAAGATGACCTCGTGGCCCTCGCTGCGCGCCGATCTCGAGAACGCCGGCGCCAAGTGGAGCGACAAGGAAGTGGTGGTCGACCTGGGCCTGGTGACCAGCCGCAAGCCCGACGACCTGCCGGCCTTCAACCGCGAGATGACGAAGCTGTTCGAGATCGCGCACGAGGCCGAGCTGCACTGA
- a CDS encoding M48 family metalloprotease produces MDPWVYPRERWLGNITLWLGLLVWLLLIVGTLGIALVYVLLGFIGYVFAQSAVIAWIKGTGVKLSPTQLPELHARFKACCGFLGIENPPEAYLLHGDGMFNAFATRFFGRNFVVLLSDVVDAMESQPDGVNFYIGHELGHIRRGHLTGHIWRAPVLWLPLLGAAYARAKEYTCDLHGEACCEEPDSAPRALVALAAGAQQWRNVDLQAYAAQSAGNSGFWASFHELIAGYPWLTKRVARVLDPNAQLPSRNPLAYVLAIFVPYTGRAGGGAIGAMITVAVIGVLAAVAIPAYQEYTGRAVVAQTWAEGASARSALGDYYTEKEEIPESLEAARVPDTLPGGAVLTLDPQSMVVEASLPKGVKGTLRMEPSAGDNGITWNCVAGDDLADKLLPRSCRK; encoded by the coding sequence ATGGATCCATGGGTCTACCCGCGCGAGCGCTGGCTCGGCAACATCACGCTCTGGCTCGGCCTGCTGGTCTGGCTGCTGCTCATCGTCGGCACGCTGGGCATCGCGCTGGTCTACGTGCTGCTGGGCTTCATCGGCTACGTGTTCGCGCAGTCGGCCGTCATTGCCTGGATCAAGGGCACCGGCGTGAAGCTGTCGCCCACCCAGCTGCCCGAGCTGCATGCGCGCTTCAAGGCCTGCTGCGGCTTCCTCGGCATCGAGAACCCGCCCGAGGCCTATCTGCTGCACGGCGACGGCATGTTCAACGCCTTCGCCACGCGCTTCTTCGGGCGCAACTTCGTGGTGCTGCTGTCGGACGTGGTCGATGCCATGGAAAGCCAGCCCGACGGCGTGAACTTCTACATCGGCCACGAGCTCGGCCACATCCGACGCGGCCACCTCACGGGCCACATCTGGCGCGCGCCCGTGCTGTGGCTGCCGCTCCTGGGCGCGGCCTATGCGCGCGCCAAGGAATACACCTGCGACCTGCACGGCGAGGCCTGCTGCGAGGAGCCCGACTCCGCGCCGCGCGCCCTGGTGGCGCTGGCCGCCGGCGCGCAGCAGTGGCGCAACGTCGACCTGCAGGCCTACGCCGCGCAGTCGGCCGGCAACAGCGGCTTCTGGGCCTCGTTCCATGAACTGATCGCAGGCTATCCGTGGCTCACCAAGCGCGTGGCGCGTGTGCTCGACCCGAACGCGCAGCTGCCGAGCCGCAATCCGCTGGCCTATGTGCTCGCCATCTTCGTGCCCTACACCGGGCGCGCGGGCGGCGGCGCCATCGGCGCGATGATCACCGTGGCGGTCATCGGTGTCCTGGCCGCCGTGGCCATTCCGGCCTACCAGGAGTACACCGGCCGTGCCGTGGTCGCGCAGACCTGGGCCGAAGGCGCATCGGCGCGCTCGGCGCTCGGCGACTACTACACCGAGAAGGAAGAGATCCCCGAGTCGCTCGAAGCCGCGCGCGTGCCCGACACGCTGCCCGGCGGCGCCGTCCTCACGCTCGACCCGCAGAGCATGGTCGTCGAGGCCAGCCTGCCCAAGGGCGTGAAGGGCACCCTGCGCATGGAGCCCTCGGCCGGAGACAACGGCATTACCTGGAACTGCGTGGCCGGCGACGACCTCGCGGACAAGCTGCTGCCCAGGAGCTGCCGCAAGTAG